DNA sequence from the Cupriavidus sp. WKF15 genome:
CGGCTGGCGGCCCGACCGACAAGGTAGCGCGCGAGCTGACTGCGATCATGTCCAAGCATCTGGGCACGACCGTCGTGATCGAGAACCTTGGTGGTGCGGGCGGAACCATCGGCGCCAAGAAGGTGGCCCAGTCCAAGAACGACGGCCACACGGTGCTGATCCACCATATCGGCATGGCCACGGCCCCCGCGCTGTACCGCAACCTGGGCTTCGATCCGCTCAAGGACTTCGAGATGATCGGCGAGATCGCCGACGTGCCGATGATCATGGTCGGCAACAAGCAGCTGCCGCCGAACAACTTCAAGGACCTGTTGCCGTACATCAAGGCCAACGCCAGCAAGCTGTCGCTGGCCAATGCCGGCATTGGTTCGGCCTCGCACCTGTGCGGCCTGCTGTTTCAGAGCGCGATCCAGACCGAGCTGACCACCGTACCGTACAAGGGTGCGGCGCCGGCGCTGACCGATATCCTGGGCGGCCAGGTCAACCTGCTGTGCGACCAGACCACCAACCTGGCCGGTCACCTCAAGGCCAACTCGGTCAAGCCGTACGCGGCCATGCAGGCACGCCGCGTGGAAGCGTTCAAGGATGTGCCGACCGCGCAGGAACAAGGCTTGCCGGGCATCGAAGTGAAGGTCTGGCACGCCATGTACGCGCCGAAGGGCACGCCGAAGCCGGTGATCGACAAGCTGTCGGCCGCGCTGCAGAAGTCCGTGACCGACCCGGCGTTCCGCGCCAAGATGGCCGAGCTCGGTGCCGAAGCGGTGCCGGCGCAGCGCGCCACGCCGGATTCGCTGCGCAACTACCTGACCGCCGAGATCAACAAGTGGACCCCGGTGATCAAGAAGGCCGGCGTCTATGCCGACTGAGTGATGCGAGAGCCCCCGGGGCGCCTGTCCGTGCCCCGGTTCTTGCAAGTAAAAGGCCATGCCGCTGCGCATGGCCTTTTTGTTTTCTGCGTGCCGCCGAACGGCGCCGGGCGCGGCGGCGTTCTATATTGGTCTGATCGCGCGTCAGTCGGGCCGGCGATGCGGCGGCCGGCTGGCCCTTGAAACCGGCCCGGTGCGTCGCCACCTAC
Encoded proteins:
- a CDS encoding tripartite tricarboxylate transporter substrate-binding protein, giving the protein MKRVAKLVAAVAAMGAMATHAGAQAQEFPGGKPISAVVPFSAGGPTDKVARELTAIMSKHLGTTVVIENLGGAGGTIGAKKVAQSKNDGHTVLIHHIGMATAPALYRNLGFDPLKDFEMIGEIADVPMIMVGNKQLPPNNFKDLLPYIKANASKLSLANAGIGSASHLCGLLFQSAIQTELTTVPYKGAAPALTDILGGQVNLLCDQTTNLAGHLKANSVKPYAAMQARRVEAFKDVPTAQEQGLPGIEVKVWHAMYAPKGTPKPVIDKLSAALQKSVTDPAFRAKMAELGAEAVPAQRATPDSLRNYLTAEINKWTPVIKKAGVYAD